In Macaca mulatta isolate MMU2019108-1 chromosome 16, T2T-MMU8v2.0, whole genome shotgun sequence, the sequence GGCCTGTCTGAGTGTGAGGAGGAAGGTGTCAGAGTTACAACCAGGAGGGAGGGTGGGTGTTCCCTCTTGGTCTCCTCCTTGGCAGGGAATGGAAGTGTGGGgtctgcctcaggctccaaaaGCAAcgcctcctccacccccaccaacGTGGCAACTTCTCCAGGTTGGGGATGTGGACGTGCAgctgcctccctcctgccctgcagGCTCATAAGGGCTGACGGCACTGGCCTGGCGCAGTGGGGAGGGCAGAGGTGAGAGTGCTGGCCAGAGGGCTGCAGCTGGGGCCTTGACCTTGAGGATGTGTACGTTGTGTGTGGGAAGACAGGGTGCTGTGTCAAGACTGACGGGCCTAGGATCTGAGGAGGGACCTTCAGGAGCCCTTATgcccctttcctccccttcccccactgcCCAGGCCCTGGACAGAgacaggaggagagaaaaaggaaagcaaagccCTGCGGTGCTTGGGCTGGCAGGGAGTGGCTGAGACAAAGCTGGGCCAGGCTGTCCTGGGGCTGGGCTCTGGTCCACACAGAAGTGGAGTCAGAGTAGTGAGGGGTTACTCTGGGCATTGAGCGCATTGGTAATGAcctcccccagcccaggcccaggcccctcTGCGAGACAGGAGTGGGAAACTGGAAGAGGGatgtagagagagaaagaaatcctTGCTGGAAACTCGGACTGCCCAGACATGGCCCTGGTCTCAGTGTTTCATTTCCCCCTTGGCATGTGCCCTTCCCTGGTCCCCTTCCTGGGGAGGGTCAGTGGTGCCCCGAGATGCGGATGGTGAGCCCTTCCTCCACGTATCCGCACAGGTACATGGCAGGGGTTGGGACAGAAAACCTCCAAGGTCCTGAAGACCCTGCCTCACTTCATGGTGACACATGAGTGTGCCAGATGCATGCGAGGCCGGTGGGCTGCAGGTGCTGACACGCGGCTGACGGCGCCCTCCGAGGATGCAGTCTGGCGCGTCTGTGGCTCTGCTACCCACTGTGTGCTTGTATGGGTGCCAGCACGTGTGGGGATCGGTGGTTCCGAGCGTCTGAGGCCCTAGTATCCCAATGTCCCTCTTAGCTTCCTGCCACTCCCAGCTGTGTTGCTGGGCCTGGGGGCTGCTGAGATAGCTGCCCTATCCTCAGGAGCGCTCCTGTAACTCCTTAGAACCCTTAGAAAGGCTTCCTGCTCTTTTTCCACCAAAATCTGCTTCTGAGTTGGAATCAGGGCATATCATGGTGGAACTGGATAGGTCCCAGGCTTGGGAGAGGCCACAGGGAGAAGAAGCTGGAGACGGAGCTGGCCTGGGAGTCAGGCATGCACTAAAGCTGCCCTTCCAGAGCGAGGCTTCACCCCGTCTGCACATGACAAGGCTGCCCTACTCTGTCCTAGATTTGACCACTTTCCTCTCCCAAGAACAGGGGCTTGAGGGTGAGCATGGTCTGGGGCTCCTCTGCCTGCACCCCCAGGGACCAGCACGTGTGGGAAGAGAGCATGGATTTGTAGCTAGAGTCAGTGACTAGCTTTCGAGGCTTGGACACATCACCTCTATGAGGATGGTGTGTGTGCTCTATGCGCAGGTGTGTGAAGAATGGGGTGCTCTCTGTTTGTGGGTTTCTCAGGGGCATGTGGTGCCTGAATGACCCCTAAGCCCAAACCACTGCATTTCCTCCCTAGGTGGGGGGTTTTAGAGTTAGGCCCTGTCTCCTCAagcttctctcttcttcccctcaCCCTCCTAACTCAGCAGGGATTGTATCCTAGGGGACTGTTTGCTTCTCCACTCACCTGTGCCTGCCCTGGGAGCTCCTGCTGGCCCATGCCGTCCAGCAGGAAGAGGGCAGCTGGGAACACTGGACCCCCGTGCTCTCCTCCTTCTCAACCTCTGCTCTTTGCTCTCTGTTCTTCCAAGAGGCTTTGAATCCGGCAAGCGGCGGAGCTGGAGACAGGGGTCTGCTCCTCTTTGTCCCCCTTCTGAGTTGAGCCTCGGttttcccatctctaaaatggggagcCCCTGCTACTCCCTTTGAAAGGCCAGAAAAATGTGTGCGTCTGACAGCTTGGCTGGGTGTCTGGGGTCGCTGGCCCAGCAAGGAGTTCTGAGGCCGGGGAGAGGAGGAGGACCGAGGTGCTCTCCTGCATCTGGTTCCTAGTTCCTGGTGAGCACCGCGCCGGAGCCAGGGAAGGCTCACCCCACGGCGCCCCACGCTGCCTGCCCCGCCGACCTCGGACCGGCCCCATTCGCGGCTGGGGAGGTGGCGCTGGAGCTCGGACCCGGGCCCAGCCCGCCTCTGCCCGGAGCCGCTACCGCCCTCCCTGCCCAGGGCCCGGCCGGGCCCCGGGCGACACCTACCTCACCAGGATGGCCACCCCCACGTCCTCGCAGTTGGCATAGAGCCGGGCCCACGTAGCCTGCACCGCCTTCCTCTCCGCCTCGGACAGCTCCTCGCTCCGCTCCCTGCGCTCGATCTCCATCTCGCCTGGCACTTTCTCCATGAGGAGCTCCAAGCCCAGCCCGGCTTTGCTCGGCGGCAGCGGTGGCGGGGCGCGGGGCGCtgggcgcggggcgcggggcgcCGGGAGCCGGGGCCGGCTGCGTGCGCGGCGGGCGGGCGAGGGGTAGAGCGCGGAGGGAGGGAGCGTGTGTCTGTGCGCgccgggtgtgtgtgtgtgtgcgtgcgtgtgtgcagGGTATATGTGCGGGGGGCGGGGGACCGCCAGCGGGGGGGCGGGGATGTGGTCTgctggaaaatgtttaaaaaaacaaatcctcTCCAAACCCCCAGCCCCGTGTGGGTGAGCCAATGCCGGCAAGGTGAAGGCTGCTCGGGGTGGGGGCGATGCGACTGCCGCCCGCCCACCCGCAGGCCACGGCGGAGTTGCACCGCGGGGCGGGGCTCGGGTAGGTGTGGCCGGGGCGCTGGGGGTCCCCGGAGGAATGGGCGGTCACGCGGCGCTGGGCGGCGCGGGCCGCACAGGAGTGCGCCGGGGCGGGCGCGAGCTGGGAGCGCTGGGTCCCGGGTCCCAATGCTTGCGGCGTCGCGTGTGTGCGCGTGCAGACCCTTCCTGCGGCGGGGAACTGACTTAAAGTCCAACACTCCCGAGCTTTCGCGGCAAGGCCGACCGCCAGCCCGCCCGTGTGGGCGAACGCGAGCCCCTCCGGCGGCCGCCGCGGACCGAGCTGGGCTCCCCTCGCCCGggcctctcccccagcccccgaGCCAGCAGCTGGGGGCCGCGGCGCCACTCCCACAGCTCTGGACGCCCAGGCTCTGAGGGGTTAGCACGGGTCGTTCCCCCCACCCTCCTACCGCCCCGGCTGTCGGAACTTGAGCGCACCTCCGACCTCGGGCGCCAGAGGCCTGCTCCCCCTTTCCTACCCCCCAGCACCGCCATGCCCTTGGTGCACGCACGCGGCGGCGGCGGCCAGAAGTCCCCCGTGGCTTATGAATGACACGGACAGGCAAGAACCAGGCGCTGCCCTGAATTCTGGCCCAGCTGGTGGCGGAGGAAGTCCGGAGAGGCACCGGATAGGGCAGAAGGACCTGGCAGTCGAAAAGTCTTGAGGAAGCCGCAGGCCGCTGGGGACACCTCAGCCAGCACCAAAGGCCCCATTCTGGGCCTAGGGGAAGCAAATCCTTCCTCTTGGTGGGCCCTGTCCAGGGCAGTGTGAGATTGGGCCAGAGGTGGGGGAGAATCCCATGGTGGCTGCCCTGCAGCGGCTGCTCAGTCCTGGGGACAGCCTGAGGCCAGACAGGACCTGGCAGTGTCAGGAAGAGATGTCACTCAGGCTCCCGGTGACCCTTGTCCTCGCTCAAGACTTGATGTCCCATTGCCCGAGCATTGCTAAGGGTTGGCTCTGCGCTTTCGCTATGGTTCGTGTATTTATTCTTAAAATCTGACTTTAAGGTCCGGGGGAGGCAAGGAGAACTCACCCTGGCCAGCCTCAGTTGCAGCCTGGGCCCTTCCTGGGAGCTCAGGGTTCAGGTGCCTGGGGGACCTTGGGGCAGTGCCTCTGACACTGCTTCCCCCTTGCTGAGGGAAGGAAAATCTAATGCCTCCTGGGGGGTCTTGGAGGGGGTGGAGGGGAGTGGGTGGGTTCAGATCCTTACATCACTCCCAGACCCATGTCTCAGCATGGCCATGGCTGGCTCCATGCTCCACATACACACCCAACAGTTTCCCAAAGTTGGTGTGACCAAGTGGCTGCCCAACAGGTCCCCTTGGGATGTGGAAAGAAAATAGGAGAAATTTTATATCTCATCCTTTGCAAATGTAATGTAGTCGTACGGTGTAGGAATGAATCTGTATAGTAGTCTAGCCTATAATTTGTAAGTGGCTGCCCCTATCTATTTTGTGAATGCACACTTGAATCCTGCCTTTTACTGAAGAGGGTGTGTAATCAGCAAAGTTTGGAGAGGATTGTCCAGAGGGTAAAACTGCCAGCCCTTCACTGTTGAGTCTCCCCTATCTCTCTGGCTTCATTCTCGAATATCcctcccctttcttcctcctctcctgaTGCTTCCACGGTGACATCATTGCTTCACCTCCACTCACCTTGCAGTTACTGGCAGATGCTCCATGCTTTCATGTCAGTAGCTTCGGCAGCATCTTCTGTCTGAGGGCTCCTCTGCCTTGCGCACTGCAAATTCAGATGCCCTTGCTCCTCTTTAGGCCCTTGCCCTGATGCCTGCAACTCTGAAAGTGCCCTGTAGGCGCCTTGAATAACTCCTGGGTCACTCTACTGCAGTCATTGTACTTCACAGCACATTTGTCTAGACTGGCAGCTCCTTGCAAGCAAGGCCCAGTCTCATCAGATCGACACTCCGAATACGTGCTCAATGCCACACTCCACGCCTTGACCCTACCGCTGGAGGGGAGAACCTGGGCCCAGCGAGCTTAATCAGTCCTCACAAGGTCGCGGCCGCTGACCCACTAATCAGCTTGAGCCTCCTAATCCATCCCCAGCAGGAACCGCAGGACAGACGGCAGTGGCTCCTGAGAGCTGGCTGGGGCCATTTTGGCCCCTCGCCTGTGGCCTTCTGCAGACTTGGTCTGGGAGGGGATGGGGCAGCTGCGCCATGTGCACCACCCTTTTCCTGCTCAGCACCCTGGCCATGCTCTGGCGCCGCCGATTTGCCAACCGAGTCCAACCGTGAGAAACTGACCGGGCTATGGCTGGCGGTTGGTGGTGGTTGGGGGGAACCATGGGGCTGGGCTGCCACCAAGCTGAAGGTGGGCAGACGCTGCCTGGACCTTCAGGGGGGCTGGGAGGGCATTTTGAGGAACCCTTGAGAGCTCAGTCTCAGAGCAGGGGAACTTACAGCTTCAAAGGCTCTAGTTGCAGCCTCCAGTCCCATAGCCCAATACGGCCGGGACCTGTGGAGGGACAGGGAGGGACTGGGCACAGCCACAGCTCTTCCTGCCTACTCTTGCTCCCACAGAGAGCCCAGCGACGTGGATGGGGCAGCTAGGGGCAGCAGCGTGGACGCAGACCCTCAGTCCTCAGGCAGGTAAGGCAGGAgtctgggctgggggagggagggtgcTGCCAAGGAAGCTGCGGCTGTGCACGCCTGGGGGTGCACGTGTGTGCCTGTCTGCCCGCCTGTGCGTGCACCCTATCCTGGCCCTTGCCCTAGGCACCCTGCTCCCTGTCCACCTGGTGGGCAGGCTGGATGTCTGTTTTCTGCGATTGGGAATGGGAGCCCTCAGCCCGCTCCTCTGGACCAAAGCCGCTGTTTTTCTATCTCCAGTAAGGGGCGGTCCCCCGGGGCACCTTCTGTCGGAAGGCACAGGGAAGTGGAGGGAGGGATGAGGCAGGAGTAGCTCTGTGTGGCTTTGCTCGCCTTTCCTtgcccttccccctcctcctcctctgcccccgCCCCGCCTCGGCTCCGCTGCCTGAGCCTCCAGCAGGATTCGCTGTCCAGTCCCCAATAGAAGGCGCGGGAGGAGCATGACATCATCAGCATTGAGTGCCATTGGCTGGGTAGCCCCTGCGGGCAGGACGCTGTCTCCAGTGGCCAGAAAGTTAACTCTTCCCTAGGCTGGAGCCATGTGGTCTTTAGAGGGTGAAGTTGGGGGAACTTCCAGACTTTTCCTTCCCTGGGTGCCCAGTGTCGTTTGATGATAGGGGTGCCTATCCCAACGAAACACTGGAAAAAATCAGCAAATCTTTATGACGTTCCAGTGCATGAACGGTTCCTTCTGTGCCTATGGACTCACCTAGCATGGGAGACCTGTCTGAAGAGTGACTTTTTTGCTCCCAGTGAAACAAAGAGTAAAAAAGATCCGATGACATCTTTGGGTCAGGGCCCACTGGTAGGAGGGTGTCTCCACACAGGGAGGACTCAGGTGGCGGGTACTGTGACCATCCATGTCTGAGTGGGGACCTGCCAGCAATGTGGCCCTTTGATATGCGGAAACTGGCAATCGAGAGAACTTCAGTCTTTCTGTCTCCTGTCATCTGAGTCCTGGGATTCTGAGTCCTGAGATTCTGATGATCAGAAGGCCCAATGGGAAGCCCTGGGCCTGTACAGGAAACGGCGGCATTTTTGTGACACCTCAACTCGATAGGCCAGCTGGGATCATCATAATAGAGCCTGATTGATATCATTAGTTAAATCAGCTAAAATGACCACCCCTGGGCCTCCCCTGATAGGAGGCCCTCAAATGCTAAGTGGTCCACGCTATTGAGCCCAGGTCTGGAGTTGGGCAGGGATAATTTAAATCCTGGCTTCCCTCTTACTAATGGAAAGACTATGGGGGACATTTACAAAAACAATCGGTTTATTTATATGTAAACTAGGATTAATAACAGAGTGGTTGCCAGGTTTTGGTGAGGGTGCAGAGTGATTGCTCCATAAATGCTAGCAGCTGTCTTGTTTCATGCTCGGGACCTGTGCTTTAGTTTTCTCCAGAGGTTTCTTATATATTAACTCACTTGGAAGGCTCAGTGACCCCAGAGGATTGGCAGGACATGTGGTTTTAATCTTTGGTTAATGGTTGTGGAAACGGAGGGACAGGGAGATTTAGGTGGCTTGCTCCCGATCATCTATCTCATTTGTGGTTAATGCGGGACGTTCAGGCCCCTGACTTCCAGGCAGGGTCTCTTCTACATGAAATGGACCTGGACCTCCTGGCAGGAGAGAAAAGGCCAAATCTGAGGACCATCTGGCCAGGCCAGGCCTGGCGTGACTTAGCCAGAAGGAAGCAGTTGCCTATTAACTCCCTGGGACCCAGTTAACTGGAAAAATTGGTCTGACATCGAGGAACCACCTGCTGATGGTGGCTGCCGTGGAGGGCTGGCGGTGGGGGTGACATTTCTACTCTCCAGTCACACTGTCCTAAATGCCAACTGATTCCTTAGGTGGTCCTGCCCCTGAATATTGGGGTGAATTGATagggatgggaggaggaggaataggAGAGTCAGAAACATGGGAAGGTCATGCCCTTCAATCCTGACCCAGTGCTTTCCTCTGTTTAGGGAGAAAGAACCTCTGAAGTAAGCCCTCACCTCTGCAGGTGGGGCTCAGGCCCAGAGACTGGGATCAGCTGGCCCAGGCAGGTAGGgcagggctgggagctggggagggcagagggcaAGGCTGGGGACAGGCAGGAAGAAATAGGCAAGGCCCGGCCATGTGGGAGGATAGCAGGCAGTGTTCAGCTCTTTTGGTCACTGACGGAGGTTCAGAGTAGGCAGATGGACTCGTGCCTTTGGCTGCTACCTTGAGCCTGTTGTGTTCCAGGCAATGGGGCAAGGGTTAGTTTGAAGAGAACCAGGTGTGGTTTGACCATATTTTCTAGGCTTGGGGATGGCAAGGTGGTCGTGCTGGGGCATGAGGGCAGTGTCAGAGGGCGTCCAAGGGAGAGGCGGTGTTCTGGGACATCCACTCTGAAATGCAAGTCTCATCCCCAGGTGTGGGAGAAGTGCTGATCTGTTCGGTTTTCTGTTTCAGCTCAGGTCCTGGTTCGTCCCCTAGCCCAGGAGGATGCTGTGGGAGCCGGAGCAGCAGCAAGAGGGAGAATGGGGGGAAGCAGCACTAGAGAAGGTAGATGCCAgtctccccttcccccaggccCTGGGTATGGGCTCCTGAGCAGGACCTGGCTGGGCCTGGCAGAAAGAGCAGAcgtgctcactgttctgttacgGGCTTCCTTCCCTCTGAGCTCCTGAGGCTTCTTTGAGGGACTGCTAAGCCTGAGAAAACCTAGGGTGAGGGACTTGCTGGGTCCACCAGGCTGATTCCAGGGCAGCCAGCAGCCCAGGCAAGAGGTAGGAATAAATAAGGAGTGAGGAGACCCCAGGAGCAAGGGACAGCTGATAGCTCACGTTTACTAAGCAAGGGCTTCCATTCATTCTGTAATTTAATCCTCAGTCACCCACAGAGCCTGGTAATGTTATTATCCACAATTTCTAAATGGGAAAACAcagagagaggttaaataatttgcccaacgTCACCTAGCTAGGAAGTGGAGGCTCCCAGGCTCACACTGGAGCTGCAGGGCCCACGCTCCTACCCACCATGGCAGGCGGCCTCCCC encodes:
- the PRCD gene encoding photoreceptor disk component PRCD isoform X2; translation: MFKKTNPLQTPSPVWVSQCRQGEGCSGWGRCDCRPPTRRPRRSCTAGRGSAGTAGQTAVAPESWLGPFWPLACGLLQTWSGRGWGSCAMCTTLFLLSTLAMLWRRRFANRVQPEPSDVDGAARGSSVDADPQSSGREKEPLK
- the PRCD gene encoding photoreceptor disk component PRCD isoform X1; this translates as MFKKTNPLQTPSPVWVSQCRQGEGCSGWGRCDCRPPTRRPRRSCTAGRGSAGTAGQTAVAPESWLGPFWPLACGLLQTWSGRGWGSCAMCTTLFLLSTLAMLWRRRFANRVQPEPSDVDGAARGSSVDADPQSSGSSGPGSSPSPGGCCGSRSSSKRENGGKQH
- the PRCD gene encoding photoreceptor disk component PRCD isoform X3; amino-acid sequence: MFKKTNPLQTPSPVWVSQCRQGEGCSGWGRCDCRPPTRRPRRSCTAGRGSGTAGQTAVAPESWLGPFWPLACGLLQTWSGRGWGSCAMCTTLFLLSTLAMLWRRRFANRVQPEPSDVDGAARGSSVDADPQSSGREKEPLK
- the PRCD gene encoding photoreceptor disk component PRCD isoform X4, whose amino-acid sequence is MCTTLFLLSTLAMLWRRRFANRVQPEPSDVDGAARGSSVDADPQSSGREKEPLK